The Aptenodytes patagonicus chromosome 10, bAptPat1.pri.cur, whole genome shotgun sequence genomic sequence AAGCGTGTGTGCTCCTGCAGTGGGGCTGGGTGCCTTCCCGGGGCCAACCGTGGCCAGGACCATCCCAGCGGCCCCACAGAGAGGAACCGTGTCCGGCTCTTGCTGCGGCCGGGGGAAAACCTGCCCGTGGCCTGCTGGTccttgcccaggcagggacagacggacggacgggGCAGGAGGGTTGTGCTGAGAGTCAGATCTGCAGGCTGTGAAGTCCCCGTGTGCTTGGCTGAGTGTTGGGCTGGGGCACACGGGGTCCCACAGGGAGGTGCCTGGGTGCCCTTGTGGTGATGCTGCCCAGGGCTGGTGCCAGAGGGTCCCTGTGACCCCGCTGTCAGGGGGTCGTGCACCCATGGCGGTGAGCTCAGGCAGCACTCAGCTGTGTTGGGGCTGTGCGTGGAGGCACGTGCTGCGGTGGGCAGTCTGGTGAGGGCAGAGTGGAGTGGCCCCCACGGTGGAGgaagctgcagagcgatggggtgGTGCTGTCCCAGCACTGCGAGAAGCGGAGGAAGGCAGAGGTgaccaggaggaagaaaagtgggtgcctggggctgggagcagggcagcctcCGGCAGAAGAGGGGCTGTGGCAGCCCCCGTCCCGAGGACCATGGTGTTGTGCTACACGTGGAACCCCACTGAAAACCCAGGGAACAGGCatgtccttgtccccatcccgCACAGCTGCAGGCAGACCCCAGCCGCTTTGCCAGCGGGACCCGACTCTGTGACAGCTGACGGCCGGGACCGGGACCTGCGGTGTGGCACTGCTCATGAGCTCTCGTGCCTGGGAAGCGCCGGCAGTGTGAGCATGGGACTGGGGTAAGTGGTGAGCTCCACACTGAGCTAGCGTGTTGGGGCAGGCTTCCCCCCGGGGACCAGCACTGCCTCGCTCCCAGCTGGACCAACGCACCAAACTTCCTGCCCAGCCTGTTCTGGGACATCAAAAAAGCTACTGGAAGCGCTGGCTGGTGCTGTGCCAGCAGACATGGCCCCCAGGGCCGCAGGGGTGCAGGCCATGGCGGGCAGATACCACCAGCACCGTGGGGCACCGAGCTGGAAGGGCCAGCACCACCGGGAGCAAGGAGCCGGTACGTGAGAAACGGCCACCCCGGCGCCCCGAGACAGCCGTCAGCCATACCACCCTGGTGCAGGTGCTCCCGTGGGTCGAACCGGCCCCCAGGCCCAGGCACCGCACCGGCCCCGGCATGTGATGCCACAGCCCAGACATCGCCTCGCAGAGCAGCTCCAGCGAGGAGGCTTGCCGGTGTGGTGGGAGTGCTGCTGggggcagccaggctggctggggGCTCGCTGCGAAACGCAGGCAGGGCCAGTGCCTGCAGCTGGCAGTGGGCCAGGGCGAAGCCTGATGGATGAACAGACACAAAGGGCTCCGGCGCTGCCCGCAGCAAAGgtagctgcctgcctgccctggatTTCCCTTTGTGCCTCTTGCTCGAGAGCCGAGCTCTTTGTGCTGCTGAGAACAATCCCTGGTTTTGGAGGAGGGAGGTGGCCCATGGAAAGGGCTGTCACCGAGCGGGATGTGGGACCTGTCCCCTGGCGCTGCGGGCTGGCGTGCAGGCAGAGGGGCCTGGCAGGAGGCTGTGTCCCCAGCACCCCTCGTGGCACCGGTCCCACAGCGCTGCTGGAGCAGCCCCCTCCGCTGTCCCCGCAGCCAGACAAAGGCGGCACAGAGCAGAGGGTGAAACCAGAGCCCTTTATTTGTGTCTCGCAGgagcagaaggaggaagaggccagggcaggcagagcagctgctgagCTTGAGCCAGAGGAGggggcagagaagaaaaggagagcaggCCCCACGCGTCCCTGGGGTGAGCCTGGCTGCGCTGCCCGTGGGGCTGTGCCTCGCTGGTCGGGGGAGGAAGGCATCCTGTGTCCTTTTGCAGTTGTGTGTGGGGGGCAGCTCTGCTACTGGGATGGCACATCTACAGTGCCACTTGGGTTATTGCTCAGAGAAACGGATCCACATTTGGTTTATTGCTTAGAGAAATGGATCCATGTTGCAGCAGGGAGGCTCCCCTGAAGACgggagagctgggcaggggctTGGTGGGGAGAGGCAGCTCCCCGTCTGCTAGTGGAAGGCACAAATTGGTACGgagggcagagaggggctgtgctCGGTGCAGCGTGGCCCCCAGCCAGGAGCACCTCTGtgtgcctccccccacccccagagcTGCCCTTGGTTTGCATAAGGAGTTAAAATCTGAtcctgggagagcagagcagctgcaggcaAGGCAGCTTCCCAGGGCCCCacctctgcaggctgcagagaCGCCCGCCATCTCGCCTGCTGGGCGTGAAAGGGGAGCAGGAGGGTGTCCTGCCTAAGGCACCGTGCGGCACTGCCGGGCTGGTGAGGAGCGGGGCCCTCTGCCACTCTGCTCACTAAAAGAGGAAGTGTCTGAGACCACGAAGAGCTGCAACAGCCGGAGGAGCAGTTCTGCTGGAGAGCCGCAGGGCTCTCACAGGATGATCTTGAAGGAGCTGCAAGAGACATGACAggttgtgcacctcctcactgagTCACACGCAAACAGTTTGTGAGCACCCAGTGCTACAGGGAGGCAGTGTTACCCTGCGCAGGAGAGGCTCTCTGCAGAGCTAGCATAGGATGCAGTTCCCTCTGCCATTACAAGACACCTCGTACAGGGTAGCCTTGCCTTACTGCCACCAAGAGCTCTGCCCCAACGCCAGCACAGCGATCAGGGTGCGTGAACCCCCCAGGCCAAGCTGTGCCGCTGGAGACCACTGTACCTGGTGAAGTCCGGGGAGCGGGAGACGACGTGCTGGAACTCGGAGAGGTTGATGGTACCATCCTTGTCGATGTCAGACTCCTCCAGGatctggaggggagggaaaggggagtgGTGAGCTCTGTGTGGCTGGGACCGTGCAGCAGCCTGTGCCCTGCCTGACAGTCCTCACGTTTCGGATGAGCTGCTCCATCTCCGCGTTGCTCAGCCGGGACTCCTTGCCTTGCCCTGTCAGACAGTTGACCAGGTTCTCCAGGTCCTTTCTGTCCAGCGTCCCATCGTCATCAAAGTCTTTGAGGAGAGGAAAGTTACGTTTCAGCAGGGCTGCAGCGACCCCAGAgagtcacaagcacctgcacttGGTGAGGAAAGGGCCTGGCAACCTGAGGACACAGCAGGCTCCACACTGCACCTCTCGGTGCACATCATGGTGCCAAAACAGCAGTTCCCACAGGGAGTTCCTAAAGCTGCCATCCCCTTGGGTGCTCCGAGGGCACTGCCAGCCCTCCTGAACATGGATTCATCCCCGCCCCATCCCAAGGTGTGGGGACCCCAGGACATGGCATCTGCCCCCAGCATTACCAAAGATGCGGAAGGCATAGTGGGATTTGATGTCTGAGGGAGCGGAGTCGCTGAAGACGCTCAGCATATCGAGGAAGTCTTCAAAAGACATGCTGTCGTCCCCATTGTCTGAGGTGGAGAACACCCGGCAGATCCGGTGCTGGAAGGGGTTTGCCTGCCAACACAGGAGCGgctcagggcagggctgggcagtgcTGGGCCGGCTCCCGCGTGGCAGACACCAGCTGCAGACTGGTGCCAACCCCACGCACGAGCGGGTACCCCACTCTGCTGCCACTCTGTCGCACACGGCGTGACTGTGCCTGTCCTGTGCCCCCCTGGGACAGCAGCCCTGCACAGGAGGGATCTCCAGGATCCTCCGTGGCACAGCGGGGACAAGGAAGCTGTTTGTTGGCACAGCTGATGTGCAGTAAGTGAACAGCTTCCCCAGGTGACTGTTGGAGCAGCAAGTTGGCAGAGCATTGGCACCGCAAGGGCTGCG encodes the following:
- the CIB1 gene encoding calcium and integrin-binding protein 1; translation: MGGSASLLPREALGEYQELTFLSKQEILLAYKRFSELLPKEERENACSTRVPKSQILTLPELRANPFQHRICRVFSTSDNGDDSMSFEDFLDMLSVFSDSAPSDIKSHYAFRIFDFDDDGTLDRKDLENLVNCLTGQGKESRLSNAEMEQLIRNILEESDIDKDGTINLSEFQHVVSRSPDFTSSFKIIL